Proteins encoded within one genomic window of Methanosarcina barkeri str. Wiesmoor:
- a CDS encoding CheR family methyltransferase, producing the protein MDESPKKDFPIVGIGASAGGLAAFEAFFSAMPSDADPGAAFVLIQHLDPNSKSILSDLIRNFTRMPVYEATNWINIEPNCVYIIPPNCDMVLRDGVLQLMEPSQPHGYRLPIDIFFSSLAQDKKEKAIGIVLSGTGSDGTKGVQTIKDEGGMVMAQAPESSEYNNMPLSAIATGQVDYVLKPEEMPAQLIAYITYVFGKTRQVTLKFESLMKNIFNFLHIKTGHDFSNYKYGTINRRVERRMAVRNIDNVNEYVRYLEQKPDEVEALFHDLLIGVTSFFRNPEAYEALQKRVIPCLFAGKYPESSIRVWVPGCSTGEEAYSIAILLQEQMDNLDQNFKVQIFATDIDSKAIEKARSGIYPANIAADMSSKRLKRFFTLDSDGYYHIQHNIREMVIFSEQDIIKDPPFSKLDLISCRNLLIYMDKELQKKLIPLFHYALNPGGFLFLGPSENVGEFTNLFDTLDRKSKLYIKKGGASSEYFLSIGTFISPSMKSEARKPSGNVPVEIRPKLRELTEQAMLQYYAPVSVLIDEHGNILYIYGRTGMYLEPASGEVGMNILSMAREGLRSKLTTALHRAVIDKAPVFHPRVRVKTNGDFTTINLAIRPVERNHGTATWLNLFLVTFEETTESEQIKTEKAISIDASEKACDKDLDVRILKLKKELQAKEESLKASNEELATSNEELKSANEEMQSVNEELQSTNEELETSREELQSVNEELGTVNIELQNRVAELSQANNDMNNLLAGTGIGTIFVDHQLRIMRFTPPVTRLINLIPSDIGRPVGHIVSNLLGYDRLVEDIKEVLDSLIPKDIEVQTKENTWYLLGIRPYRTLENTIEGAVITFTDITEMKQARLKESEAMHRLVALVHDASDAIMFQDMEGNILAWNPKAESIYGWSEAEALSMNINNLIPEDRKTEEMSIVKKLSRAEVIEPYRTQRITKDSRIVDVWLTATSLVNENGEVYAIATTEREIKLEDNEKNTK; encoded by the coding sequence TTGGATGAGTCTCCAAAAAAGGACTTTCCAATTGTAGGCATCGGGGCATCGGCTGGTGGGTTAGCTGCATTCGAAGCCTTCTTTTCAGCTATGCCCTCAGATGCCGATCCCGGAGCGGCTTTTGTCCTGATACAGCACCTGGATCCAAATTCTAAAAGCATCCTTTCCGACCTGATCAGGAACTTTACTAGGATGCCTGTATACGAAGCTACAAATTGGATAAATATTGAGCCTAACTGCGTTTACATCATCCCGCCTAACTGCGACATGGTTCTTCGAGATGGCGTGCTCCAGTTGATGGAGCCATCCCAGCCGCATGGTTACCGCCTACCGATTGATATATTTTTCAGCTCTCTAGCCCAGGACAAGAAAGAAAAAGCCATCGGTATCGTCCTCTCGGGTACCGGTAGTGACGGCACAAAGGGGGTGCAGACTATCAAGGATGAGGGAGGAATGGTAATGGCACAGGCTCCCGAGTCCAGCGAATACAACAATATGCCTCTTAGTGCTATTGCCACAGGTCAAGTGGATTACGTCCTGAAGCCCGAAGAGATGCCTGCCCAGCTCATTGCCTATATTACCTATGTCTTCGGAAAAACACGCCAGGTAACCTTAAAATTTGAAAGCCTGATGAAAAATATATTTAATTTTCTTCACATCAAGACTGGTCATGACTTTTCTAACTACAAGTATGGTACCATCAATCGGCGCGTTGAACGGCGCATGGCTGTCCGGAATATTGATAATGTGAATGAGTATGTGCGTTATTTAGAGCAAAAGCCTGATGAGGTGGAAGCTCTCTTTCATGACCTTTTAATCGGAGTCACCAGTTTCTTCCGTAATCCTGAAGCTTATGAAGCGCTCCAGAAACGGGTTATCCCGTGTCTCTTTGCCGGCAAGTACCCAGAGTCATCAATACGCGTCTGGGTGCCCGGATGTTCCACAGGTGAAGAGGCATATTCCATAGCCATTTTACTTCAGGAACAGATGGATAACTTAGACCAAAATTTTAAAGTGCAGATTTTCGCCACTGATATTGACAGTAAGGCTATTGAAAAGGCCCGTAGCGGCATCTATCCAGCCAATATTGCCGCCGATATGTCCTCTAAAAGGCTTAAGCGCTTCTTCACGCTGGATTCAGACGGCTACTACCATATTCAGCACAATATCCGTGAAATGGTTATTTTTTCCGAGCAGGATATCATTAAGGATCCTCCATTCTCTAAGCTTGACCTTATCAGTTGTCGCAACTTGCTGATCTATATGGACAAAGAACTGCAGAAGAAACTAATTCCACTTTTCCATTATGCATTGAATCCTGGTGGATTTCTCTTTCTTGGTCCCTCCGAAAATGTGGGTGAGTTCACAAATCTTTTTGACACACTGGATCGCAAGTCAAAACTGTACATAAAAAAAGGCGGTGCTAGCAGTGAGTATTTCCTGTCCATAGGGACTTTTATCTCACCATCGATGAAAAGCGAAGCCAGAAAGCCTTCAGGCAACGTTCCTGTCGAAATCAGACCTAAACTGCGCGAGCTGACCGAGCAAGCAATGCTGCAATATTACGCCCCTGTCAGCGTTCTGATCGACGAACACGGTAATATCCTGTATATATATGGACGTACTGGTATGTACCTTGAACCAGCTTCGGGTGAAGTTGGAATGAACATATTGAGTATGGCCCGAGAAGGATTAAGATCAAAATTGACTACGGCCTTGCACAGAGCCGTCATAGATAAAGCGCCAGTGTTTCATCCTAGAGTGCGAGTTAAAACCAACGGCGATTTCACTACAATTAATCTGGCGATACGACCTGTAGAGCGAAACCATGGTACAGCTACCTGGCTAAATTTGTTCCTGGTCACTTTTGAGGAAACGACGGAGTCAGAGCAGATCAAAACCGAAAAGGCCATCTCCATAGATGCTAGCGAAAAAGCCTGTGATAAGGATTTGGATGTGCGAATCTTAAAGCTGAAAAAGGAGTTACAGGCCAAGGAAGAAAGTCTCAAAGCTTCCAATGAGGAACTGGCGACTTCCAATGAAGAACTCAAATCTGCCAACGAAGAGATGCAGTCAGTCAATGAGGAACTGCAATCCACAAACGAAGAACTGGAGACCTCAAGGGAGGAACTGCAATCAGTAAATGAGGAACTGGGCACGGTCAATATCGAACTGCAAAACAGGGTAGCTGAACTGTCTCAAGCCAATAACGACATGAATAACCTCCTGGCTGGAACAGGCATAGGCACTATCTTTGTGGATCATCAACTACGTATCATGCGCTTCACTCCTCCAGTTACACGTTTGATAAACCTGATCCCATCAGACATTGGAAGGCCGGTTGGACATATTGTCTCAAACCTTCTGGGCTACGACCGCCTGGTAGAGGACATAAAGGAGGTTCTGGACAGCCTGATACCCAAAGATATTGAAGTCCAGACTAAGGAGAATACATGGTATTTACTGGGCATCCGGCCTTATCGCACCCTTGAAAACACTATTGAAGGAGCGGTAATCACTTTTACAGATATTACTGAGATGAAACAGGCGAGGCTTAAGGAGTCTGAAGCTATGCACCGTCTGGTTGCATTAGTGCACGATGCGAGCGATGCTATAATGTTTCAGGACATGGAAGGCAATATCCTGGCCTGGAATCCAAAGGCAGAGAGTATTTATGGCTGGAGTGAAGCTGAAGCACTCTCAATGAATATTAACAACTTGATCCCAGAGGATCGGAAAACAGAAGAGATGTCTATAGTGAAAAAGCTTAGCCGGGCTGAGGTTATTGAACCTTACCGCACCCAAAGAATTACCAAAGATAGTAGGATAGTGGATGTATGGCTGACCGCCACTTCACTGGTAAACGAAAACGGTGAAGTATATGCTATTGCAACCACAGAGCGGGAAATCAAATTAGAAGATAATGAGAAGAACACAAAATAA
- a CDS encoding DUF3147 family protein, translated as MLNIELFPILLRFLFGGSAVVISTIVAKKFGGRLGGVFAAFPAVYLAAILGLSIDYNGSELLLISEQLSKGALVGMLADICCALAASYFILRSGWKKGLVYSLLLWAVLAPAIYFVWFRF; from the coding sequence ATGCTGAACATAGAGCTTTTTCCGATTCTCCTCCGCTTTCTTTTTGGAGGAAGTGCTGTTGTGATTTCCACAATTGTTGCAAAGAAATTCGGAGGCAGATTGGGAGGAGTTTTTGCAGCTTTCCCCGCAGTATATCTTGCAGCGATTCTTGGCCTGAGCATAGATTATAATGGAAGTGAACTGCTCCTGATCTCAGAACAGCTTTCGAAAGGTGCACTTGTGGGAATGCTGGCAGACATTTGTTGTGCTCTTGCTGCAAGTTATTTTATTCTCAGGTCTGGGTGGAAAAAAGGGCTGGTTTACTCACTTCTCCTCTGGGCCGTGCTTGCTCCTGCAATATACTTTGTGTGGTTCAGATTCTGA
- a CDS encoding D-aminoacyl-tRNA deacylase translates to MKENSNPENPESQEKNLSETPIPKITIICSAPDLASQNIKTQLLNLIEWKLLEIPENSEFSAARESQDGKFRLVDIEETHVFQDGLDRKLENAGLPASLIIFASKHRSKEEISSLTVHCTGNPSDDVRLGGCPKSLAVSSPAAMKSILVEMKRLAEQKGLKYDVTLEVTHHGPTELSVPSLYAEIGSTEVQWKDPEAGEVAAKAILAVSLVKVPVAVGFGGGHYAMRQTKLLFETGISFGHNFPKYKLEFVDEALIRQAIEKSKADFAYFDRKSMKSEERKKISKILENLGLSVLKESEIREKYGN, encoded by the coding sequence ATGAAAGAAAACAGCAATCCAGAAAACCCCGAGAGCCAGGAAAAAAATCTCTCCGAAACCCCGATACCAAAAATAACAATCATCTGTTCTGCCCCTGACCTTGCCAGCCAGAACATTAAGACCCAACTTTTAAACCTCATAGAATGGAAACTCCTTGAGATTCCTGAAAATTCCGAATTCTCTGCAGCTAGGGAATCGCAGGACGGAAAATTCAGACTTGTTGATATTGAGGAAACGCATGTTTTCCAGGACGGACTCGACAGAAAACTTGAAAATGCAGGTCTGCCAGCTTCTCTTATAATTTTCGCATCCAAACACCGGAGCAAAGAGGAGATTTCTTCCCTTACTGTACACTGCACAGGGAACCCCTCAGACGATGTAAGGCTTGGAGGCTGCCCAAAATCTCTTGCAGTCTCTTCTCCGGCTGCTATGAAATCCATCCTTGTGGAAATGAAGCGCCTGGCTGAGCAAAAAGGCCTTAAGTATGATGTTACTCTTGAAGTAACCCACCACGGGCCTACTGAGCTTTCAGTTCCTTCGCTTTATGCCGAAATAGGAAGCACTGAAGTGCAGTGGAAAGATCCTGAGGCAGGAGAGGTTGCTGCAAAAGCTATCCTTGCAGTCTCCCTTGTAAAAGTGCCGGTTGCCGTCGGTTTTGGAGGAGGCCATTATGCTATGCGCCAGACAAAGCTTTTGTTTGAAACCGGAATTTCTTTTGGGCACAATTTCCCTAAGTACAAGCTTGAATTTGTGGATGAAGCCCTGATCAGGCAAGCAATTGAAAAATCAAAGGCTGATTTTGCTTATTTTGACCGGAAATCCATGAAAAGTGAAGAAAGGAAAAAGATTTCCAAAATCCTTGAGAACCTGGGTCTCAGTGTTCTTAAAGAATCCGAGATCAGGGAAAAATATGGAAATTAA
- a CDS encoding glutamine synthetase family protein — translation MKASSVELNPNKLVQYLNKPASEFTKDDIIKFIKENGIKMLTFRYIGGDGRLKALAFVIRDEEHLDNLLSAGERVDGSSLFTYIEADSSDLYVLPKYKTAFVNPFEEIPTLDILCSYFDKDGNPLASSSETVMKKAAQVLTEKTGYELQSMGELEYYIIANKEDVNMAFPAVDQQGYHESNPFTKFDQLRKEAMMYISEAGGKIKYGHSEVGNFTDDKYYYEQNEIEFETDSLENTVDRLLIAKWMLRMLADQYGVIVSFAPKITVGKAGSGLHVHMKLLKDGKSVMVENGGVSDTAKTAIAGILDIAAGITAFGNRIPTSYLRLVPHQEAPTNICWGDRNRSALIRVPLGWFSEESSKMVALANPNYSEEFKSHSYKSTFEFRAADPSADLYLLMAAFAVGIRHGFEMDNALDVAKKLYIDVNIFKDEHKDRLAQLEHLPASCYESAQALEKLKNIFMEYDVFTEGMIDDNVKYLEGLDDYQLSERLYGKDEEIRKLVDSYIHIG, via the coding sequence ATGAAAGCATCATCTGTAGAATTGAATCCTAATAAACTGGTACAGTACCTCAACAAACCAGCAAGTGAATTCACCAAAGACGACATTATAAAGTTCATAAAGGAAAACGGCATTAAGATGCTGACTTTCCGTTATATTGGTGGAGATGGAAGACTCAAGGCTCTCGCCTTTGTGATCAGAGATGAAGAACATCTTGACAACTTGCTTTCCGCTGGTGAGAGAGTCGATGGATCAAGCCTTTTTACATACATCGAAGCAGACTCAAGCGATCTTTATGTCCTTCCTAAATACAAGACTGCCTTCGTGAATCCTTTTGAAGAAATCCCAACCCTGGATATCCTCTGTTCCTACTTCGACAAAGACGGAAATCCTCTCGCAAGCTCTTCTGAAACTGTCATGAAGAAAGCTGCCCAGGTCCTGACCGAGAAGACAGGTTATGAACTTCAGTCAATGGGCGAACTCGAATACTACATCATCGCCAACAAAGAAGACGTCAATATGGCTTTCCCAGCCGTTGACCAGCAGGGATACCACGAATCCAATCCCTTCACCAAATTCGACCAGCTCAGAAAGGAAGCAATGATGTACATCTCCGAAGCTGGCGGAAAAATCAAGTACGGACACTCTGAAGTCGGAAACTTTACTGACGACAAATACTACTACGAGCAGAACGAAATCGAATTTGAGACTGATTCACTTGAGAACACTGTCGACCGTCTGCTTATCGCAAAGTGGATGCTCAGGATGCTTGCCGACCAGTACGGTGTAATTGTAAGCTTTGCTCCAAAGATTACTGTCGGAAAAGCTGGAAGCGGACTGCACGTCCACATGAAGCTCCTGAAGGACGGAAAGAGCGTCATGGTCGAGAATGGCGGAGTTAGCGACACTGCAAAAACTGCAATAGCCGGCATCCTTGACATTGCAGCAGGCATTACTGCTTTTGGAAACAGAATTCCAACATCCTACCTGCGTCTTGTACCTCACCAGGAAGCTCCTACCAACATCTGCTGGGGAGACAGGAACCGCTCTGCTCTGATCCGTGTGCCTCTTGGCTGGTTCTCTGAAGAATCCAGCAAGATGGTAGCTCTCGCCAACCCGAACTATAGTGAAGAGTTCAAGAGCCACAGCTACAAGTCTACTTTTGAATTCCGTGCCGCTGACCCATCAGCTGACCTTTACCTTCTCATGGCGGCCTTTGCTGTAGGTATCCGCCATGGCTTTGAAATGGACAATGCCCTTGATGTTGCAAAGAAGCTCTACATTGATGTCAACATTTTCAAGGACGAACACAAGGACAGGCTTGCCCAGCTTGAACACCTACCTGCATCCTGCTACGAGTCCGCTCAGGCCCTGGAGAAGCTGAAAAACATCTTCATGGAGTATGATGTCTTCACCGAAGGTATGATCGATGACAACGTAAAGTACCTTGAAGGCCTTGACGACTACCAGCTCAGTGAGAGACTCTACGGAAAGGACGAAGAAATCAGGAAACTTGTGGACTCTTACATCCACATTGGATAA
- a CDS encoding FprA family A-type flavoprotein, whose protein sequence is MDIYSVPEIAKDVFWVGAKDWSRRMFDALVPLPQGTSYNAYLVKGEEKTALIDTVNPGFEEEFEEKINLVSSLEKLDYLIMNHAEPDHASAIRYIMDRAPGSVLVTTERGVKMASLYHDLPDDRIKVVADGDTIDLGGKNLHFIEAPWLHWPETMFTYLPEGRVLFPCDFFGAHTAQGVYDEDLEDLIPLAKSYYGEIMMPFGKMGAKALEKIKDLDIAVIAPSHGPIYKNPQRILEPYAKWTAGKTENKALIVYVSMWGSTKLMVRTIAETLLKEGVDVRIYDLEVANTGDIARELVDSRAVILGTPTVLAGMHPLALYGTYLVKALKPPAKYGVILGSFGWGGGALKQAGEILVPSKMEIVGTLQVKGKPREEDLNKIEGIGRELARKMKA, encoded by the coding sequence ATGGATATCTACAGTGTTCCTGAAATTGCTAAAGATGTATTCTGGGTTGGGGCAAAAGACTGGAGCCGCAGAATGTTTGATGCTCTAGTTCCGCTGCCTCAGGGGACAAGCTACAACGCGTATCTTGTGAAAGGAGAAGAAAAAACAGCACTTATTGATACCGTGAACCCTGGTTTCGAAGAGGAGTTCGAAGAGAAAATAAATCTGGTTTCCAGCCTGGAAAAACTGGACTACCTGATTATGAATCATGCCGAACCCGACCACGCCAGTGCAATTCGTTATATTATGGATCGGGCTCCTGGCTCGGTGCTTGTTACCACGGAAAGAGGCGTGAAAATGGCAAGCCTTTACCATGACCTGCCAGACGATCGGATTAAAGTCGTTGCCGATGGAGATACTATTGATTTGGGAGGAAAAAATCTGCACTTTATTGAGGCTCCCTGGCTCCACTGGCCTGAAACCATGTTCACATACCTACCTGAAGGCAGGGTCCTTTTCCCATGTGATTTCTTTGGGGCTCATACGGCCCAGGGCGTTTATGATGAGGACCTAGAAGACCTTATTCCTCTTGCAAAAAGCTATTATGGGGAAATCATGATGCCTTTTGGAAAAATGGGAGCAAAGGCCCTTGAAAAAATTAAGGATCTGGATATCGCAGTTATTGCTCCGAGTCACGGGCCTATTTATAAAAACCCTCAGCGTATACTTGAGCCCTACGCAAAATGGACTGCAGGAAAGACCGAAAATAAAGCCCTTATTGTCTATGTGAGTATGTGGGGCTCCACAAAACTAATGGTTAGAACAATCGCAGAAACCTTACTGAAAGAAGGTGTAGATGTCAGAATCTATGACCTTGAAGTTGCGAATACAGGAGATATTGCAAGAGAACTGGTTGATTCCCGCGCTGTTATCCTTGGAACTCCAACCGTCCTTGCAGGCATGCATCCTCTTGCCCTTTACGGCACTTACCTAGTAAAAGCTCTCAAGCCGCCTGCAAAATATGGGGTTATACTTGGATCTTTCGGCTGGGGTGGAGGCGCTCTGAAGCAAGCAGGAGAAATTCTGGTTCCCTCAAAGATGGAAATTGTTGGAACGCTTCAGGTAAAGGGCAAACCCAGAGAAGAAGATTTGAATAAAATTGAGGGAATCGGCCGAGAACTCGCCAGGAAAATGAAAGCATAA
- a CDS encoding APC family permease, which produces MKRESELKKELNLLEVTLVGIGDILGAGIYVLMGKAAGLAGNMVWFSFLFAGATATLSAFSYMELASMFPKAGAEYGFVRRAFGERIGLFIGLLVIYFVAITSSAVALGFGRYFSNLFGNGYLTGTLGLFILLSLIMVYGIKESARLAIFISFIEVSGLLIVIYTGLPYLGTVNYFETPDLAGIFKASTLIFFAFLGFEDIVRLSQETKEAEKTTPKALLIAIFFTVFLYMCVAITAVSMLDFRVLGLSGAPLADVVAISLGNKAFVLMSWIALFSTMNTVLVVMLGGSRIVYGMADSGALPRFLSRVHPGYRTPWVAILGVSFLSALFVLFRDVAIVANISNFMIFIIFFMVNLSLIKLRYTDPGRNRPFKVPLNIGRFPLLPFLGALSTVFLFFQLSLEVITYGLVFIGIGILIVLFRTR; this is translated from the coding sequence ATGAAAAGGGAGTCAGAACTGAAAAAGGAACTAAATCTGCTGGAGGTTACTCTGGTAGGAATTGGAGATATTCTCGGAGCCGGAATCTACGTACTTATGGGAAAAGCTGCAGGGCTTGCAGGCAATATGGTCTGGTTTTCTTTTCTGTTTGCCGGAGCAACGGCCACACTTTCTGCCTTTAGCTATATGGAACTCGCTTCCATGTTTCCAAAGGCTGGAGCAGAATATGGATTCGTAAGAAGAGCTTTTGGAGAACGTATTGGATTATTTATTGGGCTGCTTGTCATATATTTTGTGGCAATAACGAGTTCTGCGGTTGCCCTTGGATTTGGCAGGTATTTCAGCAACCTTTTTGGGAATGGATATTTGACAGGGACTTTAGGCTTGTTTATCCTTCTCAGCCTCATCATGGTTTACGGGATAAAGGAATCTGCCAGGCTGGCCATTTTCATTAGTTTTATCGAAGTTTCAGGGCTTCTAATTGTAATTTATACAGGTCTCCCTTACCTTGGAACGGTAAACTATTTCGAAACTCCAGATCTGGCAGGAATATTTAAAGCTTCAACTCTGATTTTTTTCGCATTTCTTGGTTTTGAGGATATCGTGCGATTATCTCAAGAAACGAAAGAAGCTGAAAAGACAACTCCAAAAGCCCTGCTTATTGCCATCTTTTTTACAGTCTTCCTGTACATGTGCGTGGCAATAACTGCCGTAAGTATGCTTGACTTTCGAGTTCTCGGACTTTCAGGAGCTCCCCTTGCGGATGTCGTGGCGATTTCTCTGGGAAATAAGGCTTTTGTCCTCATGTCCTGGATCGCCCTTTTTTCCACTATGAATACTGTACTTGTGGTTATGCTTGGAGGGTCAAGGATTGTCTATGGTATGGCAGATTCAGGGGCGCTCCCTAGATTTCTCTCCAGAGTCCACCCCGGTTACCGGACACCATGGGTCGCAATTTTAGGAGTTTCCTTTCTCTCAGCCTTGTTTGTACTATTCAGGGATGTTGCAATCGTAGCAAATATTTCTAATTTTATGATTTTTATTATCTTTTTTATGGTCAATCTCTCTCTAATAAAACTTCGTTATACTGATCCCGGAAGAAATCGCCCTTTTAAGGTTCCCCTGAATATTGGCCGTTTTCCCTTGCTTCCGTTTCTTGGAGCCCTTTCTACTGTATTTCTTTTTTTTCAGCTAAGTCTGGAAGTTATAACTTACGGTCTCGTTTTTATAGGAATCGGGATACTGATAGTGCTGTTCAGAACCAGATAA
- a CDS encoding type III PLP-dependent enzyme encodes MRKEHYVFPLEDFVSRDDFNRIKKFSRGKETPFLTVDLQKIEQSYDELVEHMPFAKIHYAVKANPMDEVVLALKSKGSNFDVATVYELDQLLRLGVEPERISYGNTIKKEKDIEYAYEKGVRLYVTDSDSDLKKLARKAPGSRVFFRILTESDGADWPLSKKFGSHPDLIYKLILKAEKLGLEPYGLSFHVGSQQRDIGQWDNAISKCKYLFEAAAEKGIHLKMINLGGGFPAKYQAQAHDLETYAGEIRRFLHEDFGEELPEIIIEPGRSLVANAGIIVSEVVMISKKARFNQYKWVYLDIGKFGGLIETLDECIKYPIFCDKKGCAEEVILAGPTCDSMDILYEHHKYTFPHTMREGNRVYIFTAGAYTQSYSSVCFNGFPPLKAYLI; translated from the coding sequence ATGAGAAAAGAGCACTATGTGTTTCCGCTGGAGGATTTCGTTTCAAGAGATGATTTTAACCGAATCAAAAAGTTCTCTCGTGGTAAAGAAACTCCATTTTTAACTGTTGACCTGCAGAAGATAGAGCAAAGCTATGACGAACTTGTAGAGCACATGCCCTTTGCAAAAATTCACTATGCTGTAAAGGCTAACCCCATGGATGAGGTTGTGCTTGCCCTGAAGAGTAAAGGCTCCAATTTTGATGTAGCAACGGTTTATGAACTTGATCAGCTTCTCAGGCTTGGGGTAGAACCTGAAAGGATCAGTTACGGCAATACTATCAAAAAAGAGAAAGATATAGAGTACGCGTATGAAAAAGGAGTGAGGCTTTACGTTACTGATTCTGACAGCGATCTGAAAAAGTTAGCTAGAAAAGCACCGGGTTCAAGAGTATTTTTCCGTATCCTTACTGAAAGCGATGGGGCTGACTGGCCTCTCTCAAAGAAGTTCGGTTCGCACCCTGACCTGATATATAAGCTAATTCTTAAGGCTGAAAAGCTGGGGCTTGAGCCTTATGGGCTTTCTTTTCATGTTGGTTCCCAGCAGAGGGATATTGGTCAGTGGGACAATGCTATTTCCAAATGTAAGTATCTTTTTGAGGCAGCAGCTGAAAAAGGTATACATCTGAAAATGATCAACCTTGGTGGAGGCTTTCCTGCAAAATACCAGGCTCAGGCTCATGACCTTGAGACTTATGCTGGAGAAATCCGCCGCTTTTTACATGAGGACTTTGGAGAAGAGCTACCTGAAATTATTATAGAACCCGGACGTTCCCTGGTTGCCAATGCCGGCATAATAGTAAGCGAAGTTGTAATGATTTCCAAAAAAGCCAGATTCAACCAGTACAAATGGGTTTATCTTGACATTGGCAAATTCGGGGGCCTTATAGAAACCCTTGATGAGTGCATTAAATACCCTATTTTCTGTGATAAAAAGGGTTGTGCCGAAGAAGTAATTCTTGCAGGCCCGACCTGTGACAGCATGGACATCCTGTATGAGCATCACAAGTATACATTTCCTCACACAATGCGCGAGGGAAACCGTGTATATATCTTTACGGCAGGCGCCTATACCCAGAGCTACAGTTCCGTGTGTTTTAACGGTTTCCCCCCACTAAAGGCTTATCTCATTTGA